The nucleotide window CATAATCCTATTCACGTGTAATCTAAACAACTAGTACGTATGGAGATTTtagggttacctcttgaagcgtaaacacaacaaatttatgtcgttctccagttcctCAGTTGATACCACACACCAGCAGATTTTcacagtcttctactgtgttacccaaataataaccgaaaatagagaattttgggtgggcaaaattctagtagaaACCGCAGTCAGAATCATTCCCCAAACGTCCAGcccttatatccatatatatagctgcgtttttaggtcaaaaccgttttcaaaacctgttaggtttccttctcccactaagggacggtttccatgttttctttcccactaagtaacagtttccactattttctattatttaggtacagtagggaccacagaatttaattaacaaggcttcctattattaatttcgaaattctgaaattaatttccattataataaattacgaattattccactaaaaattcgtagttgcactccttagttcaatttcgaaattcttccataaaaccttatttaactccccatgttaagattcagatactaatcaatcaaattaaattactgactatttaatttattgattacttcctttagacttacacttaacttatttcatgtgtcggatacaaaatccaccggccgggtttacacatgaaaacttataagctttcataaaggagtatcatcaatctcaaaatcgagacatggattccatcaactaattattacttcgccaatgttatatcattgttatccaatttaccaggcttattgactcgcgaaagaatctcgcctttcaataaatcaaaacaacaagtgacatacacagctaataataattatatcaggattaagagtataagtacattaaatggactagagaaattattttataaagtcagtataaaatactcatctctacttgatcccttcaatacatacaaaatgtactagcacaagaagttggaattaaaccattcccataatcaagataaattatatttaatcttgtgatacaatcattccgatgatttgtcaaattccatcattagattgtgaacattaacttttatgtcttacaagaaccgatgattcaatcttccgtgtataagctaaactttatacactaaatcatctactatgtaagcaatggacgcacaaaccaacacatgatctatttaaaatgaaactttattgaatttaaacaagtaaataaataattgttcataaagaatactataacaatacgcatggcttatagtatattctaacatTCTCCCACTAAGACTAATAACTATGCGTCTATAATTTTGACACACATTCCTTCTACATGTTTATCAAAAGTCTTCTGTGGTAAGCTCTTAGTAAACGGATCTGCCAAGTTGTTCTCTGACGCAATCTTGGTGACCACTACATCCCCTCTCTGCACTATATCACGAATTAAATTATATTTACGCTCAATGTGCTTTGCCCTCTTATGGCTTCGTGGCTCCTTTGAATTTGCAACCGCACCACTATTATTACAGTAAAGCGTAATTGGCGCTTGAATCGAGGGAACCACACCCAACTCTCTCAGGAAGTTACCGAGTCAAACTGCCTCTTTGGCTATCTCAGAGGCTGCCACATATTCGGCTTCCATGGTGGAATCAGCAACACAAGTTTGCTTGATACTCCTCCAACTTATGGCTCCACCTCCAAGAGTAAACACATTACCTGAGGTAGACTTTCTAGAATCTCTGTCTGATTGGAAATCCGAATCAGTATACCCAATAAGTACCAGGTCATCTGAATGGTAGATCAACATGTAATCCCAAGTCCTTTTCAGGTACTTGATTATATATTTAACCGCCGTCCAATGCTCTTTCCCAGGATTAGACTAAAATCTACTAACAACGCCAACGGCAAAGCAGATATCAGGCCAAGTGCATAACATAGCATACATGAGGATCCCCACAGCTGATGCATAAGGGACCGCCTTCATCTTTTCTATCTCTTCATCAGTCTTAGGAGACTAATCTTTAGATAGAGAAATTCCATGTCTGAAAGGAAGAAATCCTTTCTTGGAATCATGCATGCTAAACCTAGAGAGTATTGTATCAATATAAAGACTTTGGGACAAGCCTAATATCCTTTTCTTGCGATCTCGCAAGAGTTTGATCCCGAGGATATGAGCCGcttctcccaaatctttcatatcaaaatgtATGGATAATCACTGCTTAACTGAATTCAACATGCCCACATTATTTCCTATGAGCagtatgtcatctacatataAGATCAAAAATGCCACTTTGTCCCCATCCCACTTTTTGTATACACAAGATTTGTTAAGACACTGATCAAAACCAAAAGTTTTAATCGCCTTATCAAAATAAGTGTTTCATGCCCTAGATGCctgttttagtccataaatggaccTTTTAAGTTTACACAACATGTGATTTTTGCCACTTTCCATAAAACCGTCTGGTTGCATCATATAGATGCACTCATCAAGACTTCCATTAAGGAAAGttgtcttgacatccatttgccaaatctcataatcataaTGAGCAGCAATGGATAAGAGAATCCTTATAGACTTAAGCATGGCTACCGACGAGAAGGTTTCCTCATAGTCGATCCTTCTTTCTGAGTAAACCCTTTCGCTACAAGCCTTGCTTAAAAGTTTGTACTTTTCCATctacacctctctttttcttatagatccACTTGCATCAATTGGGTTTAACCCCATCAGTTAGTTCTACAAGATCCCAAACCTGATTAGAGTACATAGACTCCATCTCTGATTTCATAGCAACAACCAACTTATCGGCATCCTTATCATGTAGTGCTTGGTCGTAATTGACAGGTTCGGAGGTAGGCTCCTCAGGGATCCtatcatatgattctcccaagagCGTATAACGAACTGGCTGTCTTATTTCTCTCCCACTACGACTACGCACTACATAAGTTGCAACTACATCACTTTGATTTTGTGGTTGAACCACAATATCATCAGGAACCTGAGTCACCATGCTATCCTCAGGGATATCAATGACTTCTTCCTGTTGTGCAGTCTACTCAACATGACTCCCACTACTTTGTGGTAGTATGACTGCGGGCACTTGTTCTTGTGGGACATTAAGTCTATTGACATTTCTCCCACTACTAAAGTGCAATGGTATGTCAAAATCGACTTCCGGGGTTTGGATATGGTTATTTTGATTTTCAGATGACTGAGTTTCCATTCCTTTGCTAAGTTCCTGTAAAAcgagtttacttctaggaacatggttcatcaaatagTCCTCTTCTAGAAACTTGGCATTTGTGCTAACAATTACCTTTTTCTCTTTAGGACAATAGAATAAACCACCTTTCGTCCCTTTTGGATAACCTATAAACACGCATACATCCGTTCTTGCCTCCAATTTATCCGTTTTCCCCTTTAGCACATGTGCCGGACAACCCCAAACTCGAATATGCCGCAGACTAGGCTTGCGCCCAGTCCACAATTCTGTAGGGGTCAAGGGTACTGACTTTGAAGGAACTAAGTTCAGAACATAATTCGCCGTTTCTAAGGCATGTCCCCAAAAAGACGAAGGCAAATCGGAATAACTCATCATTGATCTAACCATTTCCATAAGAgtcctatttcttctttcagctacaccattttgttgtggagttccaGGTGCAGATAATTGAGATGTAATTCCACATTCTGATAAATAACCAATGAAGTCCGTAGAGAGGTACTCCCCACCACGATCAGATCGTAGTGTCTTGATATGTTTATTATGTCGTTTTTCAGTCTCAGTCTTGaattctttgaacttttcaaaacatTCAAACTTTCGacgcaacaaataaatatatccatatttttagtaatcatctgtgaaagtcacaaaatactcaaaaccacctcTTGCTTGGACATTTATTGGACCACACAAATCAGAATGAATTAACTCTAATTTATCACTTGCCCGATTTCTCCTTTTAAGGGGAAATTTCGTTTTGTCATTTTTCCTTCtaaacaagattcacaagttggtagtgcctccACTTTCAATGAAATTAAAGGTTCATCCTTGACCAACCTGGAAATTCTGTTtagatttatatgacccaaacgcAAGTGCCATAAATATGTTTCACTCAATTCAGAAGAATGTTTTCTCTTACTTGGTAAATCAACATTATTCAGTTCTTTATGTGGTAATGGTTTAGGAATAGAGTCAACAACAAAAAGACCATTAATCAATGTAGCCGAAGAGAGATAACGCTTATTATGAGTAATAACACATTTATCAACGTCATGACAATTAAACTCATAACCATCTCTCATAGCACTAGAAAccgaaattaaattccttctaacgGAAGGTACATATAATGTGTCTTTTAAAGCTAAAACTCTACCACTACCAAacgaaatactaatatttcctaATGTTAAAGTTGGGGCTGCTGAACCGTCTGTTTGATAAACATTGATTTCTCCTCTACTTAGCCGCCGCGTTATCTGAAACCCCTGCAAATAAGTGCAGATATGATTAGTGGCTCCCGAATATACACACCATGACATGGTAGAAACAGCCGCTAAAAATGTTTCAACGACAAGTTGATGTAAATCACCTGGTTTATTTTTCAGCTTGGCCAGATAAGTTGGACACTGCTTCTTATGATGCCCGGGCTGCTTGCAGTGATAACACTTGCCCTTAGCCTTTTTCACACCAGCAGTCGCGCCACCAACAGAGGGTCTTTgagcctttttctttttttgcccGCCTCTCGGCTTAAAAGAAGAACCTGCCTCAAAATTCAATGCCACAGGAGGAGCTTGGGACTTGATAATAGTCTCTGCCGACTGCAGCTCATTCAACAATTTCGCAAGGGACAAATCCATTTTGTTCATGTTATAATTCAGGCGAAACTGCTGAAAACTGTCAAGCAAAGTCTGCAGGATCATTTCAACTCTGCGTGTCCTTATCAATGTTAGCTCCAAGGACCTCCAGTTCATTCAGAAGACTCATCATCTTCAGAACATGGTCCCTGACCGATGAACCTTCAACCATTTTGGTATTCAGAAGGGCTTTCATGGCAGTCTGCTGAGCCGCATGATTCTGATCTCCAAACATTTCTTTGAGATTTTCCAGAATGTCATAAGCAGACTCCATTGACTGATGCTGATGTTGCAGAACATTCGACATGGATGCCAAAATGTAACACCGCACCATCTCATCAGCCTTAATCCATTTCTGGTAAGCCTTCTGTTCATCATCTGTGGCATCATCTCCAGGTTTTTCTGGACACACCTCATCGAGCACAAATTTGTACTCTTCAGCAATTAGAACAATATCCAAATTTCGTTTCCAATCAACATAATTTGGACCCTCAAGTTTGTTTTGGGTAAGAATGGCAGTAAGGGGATTGAAAGCAGTCATTGTCAATCTGGGAgacattaaatatttaaatagatcAAATCAGTTTGTTTTATGAacattaaaattcaaaacacattatatatatacaatctaTGCACCTTGAACAACAAATTTCGATGGGAAAGAAGCTATTCttgcaatatacatatataatgacATATTTTCACTCCATAAACTTAAACATgtcatactcagatggagagtaaactgTTAATTTAAGCCAAGTGAATATCAACATTCAACATATATTCGTCTCATTGAACCAACATGCATACTCATATGGAGAGTAAATACAAATAATCAATGACTAGTATAAGATGGTgattattcataatattttttaTCCGATATGGAAGAAGACCTACGTCAACgtgtaaaaaatattatattactgATTTTTTTAAGCCCGGGGACCAAGGGAATTGATCCCCACAATTACTGGAattaaaaacaactaaaaaaaatttcagaattttaGAAAAACAGCAAAAACACCATCTAAACGACCCCGAAAGCCCAAAACACGACTTCAATCATGAAATCCATGAGTATTGCTCACTGGACCGTTTCGCATGGACCTGCCAAGTTTCAGAATCGGAGTCCATCAACTTTTTGACCTCCGATTTTCTGCCCTAATTCGGCAAAACTTGTTTTGCCGTTTTACATgataaaattcaactttcagattATTCTCACTCAATATCACCAATATTAAAAGGATAcatcaagttttcagaataatcaACACAACCCATAACAGATAATCACACCATAAAACAGTGCAGGTTTTCAGAAAAAACAAACTTTGCATGTAATTCAAAACTTGCATATAGAACATGATATTAATCCTTATGGTTTGtcctaattatttaaatataatttatcttgattatgtgaatggtttaattccaacttcttgtgctagtacattttgtatgtattgaacggatcaagtagagatgagtattttatactgactttataaaataatttctctagtccatttaatgtacttatactcttaatcctgatataattattattagttgtgtatgtcacttgttgttttgatttattgaaaggcgagattctttcgcaagtcaataagcctggtaaattggataacaatgatatacattggcgaagtaataattagttgatggaatccatgtctcgattttgagattgatgatactcctttatgaaagtttacaagttttcatgtgtaaacccgaccggtagattttgtatccgacacatgaaataagttaagtgtaagtctaaaggaagtaatcaataaattaaatagtcagtaatttaatttgattgattagtatctgaatcttaacatggggagttaaataaggttttatagaagaatttcgaaattgaactaaggagtgcaattacaaatttttagtggaataattcgtaatttattatgatggaaattaatttcagaatttcgaaattaatatcataataggaagccttgttaattaaattctgtggtccctactgtACCTAAATAATAGACAATAGTGGAAACTGTTACTTAGTGGGAAAGAAAACATGGAAACCATCCCTTAGTGGGAGaaggaaacctaacaggttttgaaaacggttttgacctaaaaacgcagctatatatatggatataagggCTGGACGTTTGGGGAATGATTCTGACTGGGGTttctactagaattttgcccacccaaaattctctattttcggttattgtttgggtaacacagtagaagactgtggaaATCTGCTGGTGTGTGGTATCAACTGAGGAACTGGAGAACGATATAGATTTGTTGTGTTTACGGTTCAAGAGGTAACCCTAAAATCTCCATACGTGCTAATTGTTTAGATTACACGTGAATAAGATTCTGTCATTGCTTCCGCCGTGGTATATATTCCAACACTGATTACATATTACAGATAACCTCTTTGATCTGTTCGATTTTCTTGCTATAGGATAGAAAACTAAAGTAGTATATAGCTGTAATATGAAAACTATTATATCATGTGAAATAAGGGAGGCACACTATCATGTATTTCAACAAGAAAACAGGAACTTagttattttagaaaataaaattgcAAAGACAAAAAGGTACTTTATATGTTTATATTACATAGTTTAATTGgatacgaaatttaagaaaagatgaaaagactTTTAAAATTATATTCGTAAATGTGTCATAACATTTGTGCAGTATAAAAACTTgtaaaaagataaaatgagaaattcaaacttaaattattttcaaatataaaaattgTTATTCTTTTCTTGAACGGAAGAGTataaattaaaccataaaatatTCAACAGTACCTAGGTAACAGAAGGAAAAGCATTAAGGATCCTTTTTTTTTAAGTGAAGGGAAGGATCGAACTAGGAACGAGGAAGAAGCATAGATAGTGAGAGTGACAAGAGAGCTGAGGTCAGGCTTCTGATATACGATTAGAGAGAATAAGTCAATAGGTTGATAAAGAATGACCTAATTAAACAACGACGTCAAATTATTCAGAGGTCCAaatattcttgaaaattaatCTTTTTTGTACGAAGAGGACAGCAATCAACACGttcctttttaattatttttattttataaaaggtCATATAAACACGAGTTATTTTGTACTCAAATAACCACTTCTTTTTTGTTAATTTGGGATTGACCAGTATAGTTACAAATCTGTCGTCAAGCTCTTGTACTTGTTTGACAGTTGTTTTCAGTGTAAAAAATTTGGGCCAAAAACGTTTTTTTCCTAAAGTTGAAGTATATGGATAAGCTTTTAGAAGGGTAAAAAACACTTTTGAATAGGGCCAAATCCAACTCatgagaaacagaaaaaagtagttCGTCACAAATAGAGGCGGAGCTAGCATTCAGATTACGGGTTCAGCTGAACCTAATAGCTTTGGTTCAAAAcatgtatttgtcttaagaaatcattagaatatatacaaattattaatttagaacccaataacttaaaaaACTAAAATCTCGAACCCATAGACTTCAAATTCTGGTTTTGCCTCTGTCCCCAAACACTTTTCGAAAGcatgttaaaaaaaaaagacacttacaagcactttttaaaagtttgaccacACACTAAATGctgctgaaaaatattttttaaattagatagtcaaacacaaactattttaaaaaaaaaatacttttgggaaaaacacttttcaaaataagctaattttagaagcttggccaaatataCTATTAGTTTAGTGTCAAATCTAAGCAGAAAGATAAAAGGCTATTATGAAATCTTTATTCCAACCAAGATTCAGTGTGGATAAaacatactccctccgttccaatttatgtgaacctgtttgatggGTACggagttttagaaaaaataaggtttttggaatttgtggtcctaaacaaagcAAAAGGGGGCTCAgggtatttgtgtggttataaaagtttctcattaagtgtagaattgtaagtttaagctaaattgttatcaaatttagaaaggggtcattctttttggaacggaccaaagaGGAAATAGGTTCActtaaactggaacagagggagtagtaTTATCGAATGATTTTAAGAGGCTTTTCCTTGCCCTTTTGCTGATTGTGTAGCTCTTGAAATACCTTAAAGATTTGAGTATTGACTAAGAGCATATTTGGAAAGTCATCTAGGAATTGAATTTGGGTGTAATTGGATGTAATTACATAGTTTGGCATGTTTGTttggccaagtaattacttggtcagcATGGAATTGGATGTAATTGGAGGGGTGTAAGTACACATTCCAATTCTCAAGGGGAGGTGAGAATTGGTGGTAATTACAGCGTGTAATTACAAGGTTGcctttttagtttcttttatttttatttttatttattttctttataactttttatttttattattttaattttttaattatatttttaccttttaatttctttgaaattttaaaatatatttttctttgtacattatttatcttttatttctctacctttacttcttatgattccatgtaattgcttatttttatttttttattctatttcttgaaactacacctcctaatattagaaacAATGAGTCATTgacaaacttggcatataatgagTGGTGCAATTAAAGTGAAATTTTGTTGTTGAATGTGCttataaacttattatgtttccTAATCTTAAGTTGTAGTGGAACTTACTATTATTATGTTAGAATTTGACACatgttaaactatttttttttttggatttttaaattgtgttatattcatggtttcaatttacttgttttagtagtaTTGGCTCACATTGCATGTTGTTCATTTTTTGGTTAGAACTAATAGATTAGTTTTGTAAAATATTTGAATAGTGTTATggcattatatttataaatattaatttattttatcaaacatgaatTTCATGATGTTTTTACAAAACATATGTTTTTAGTTTTTGTAAGTatctaaactaaatattattaagttggaatatatatatatatatataaattatttttataatattaattataaatatatgattactaattaatATATATTGACGAAACaaatatacatcttatataccaaatataatttcatttacacttataaaaatttataggcatatatttttattatattaacttttagGTTTTGTTATTActgttggactttaagccattgggctttaaagtagaagaagtgtgaattggaaatagagggaaataaaatggagcgaaaatgaaaatttgaagaagtgaacttttgtcttgcactttgtccctcattggtgagggacaatcacatttgtgtgcttatatatagattcacttcttaaagctcttaaaaggagttgaagagaatgaaccctcgcgccgtcgtcgtcactcggcttcggcttcggcttcggcttcggattcggatttgtcaaatgatcgataagattattttttggacaaaattcatttaattatttaataattaattaaatgtcaAAATCACTGCTGAAACTACGCCAGAACCCTGCTGAAAGTTCAGAGGGCCTCgctggccgcggttctgccgcgaccgcggtagaatcGCGGCAGTCAGATTCAGATAGCCTCTCTGGTCGTGGTTCTGCCGcgatcgcggtagaaccgcggcaggccgcgtattttctgaaaaggcacctttccagacacctcttctgatatttgcctataaattctAAGGCAAGGCTGCATCTTCTTGACATGAAAAATACTccagaacttctttctttctgaatatactgcatcctaattcgcagtctctctctctctcaaattcgtaagtgtgattttgctccgttctttgagttcgttggtatcctgcagtttgtattgtcattgttgcaggaaggtttattccattttatcctgggaggatttaatccattaccttggcaacatgtgagggggttaaaattccttaaggacgcacaagaaaaaTTGTGGACTCAGAATATTTttgattctttactattttatacatttctttattcttctaacagttttctgatttttattttaatacaGTAACGctcacaagcttaaggaattttatTACTAACGTTTCTGTGTTGATTATTAAACTGTTTTCTATATACTTTGTTGGAGACTAAAGCCTTGTTGCTTTCTACTCCTATAATTGTTTCTGTCCGGTTTAAAGCACATAAAAAATTTGCCGAAATAATAAACGTACGGGTTttgaagtatataaaaacttcaccattgttacgtgttgtatggttggtttggtattcagtttgaagatatTAAAACTTCACTGATTTAACAAGTTCTGTATTGTTTTCAACTTTACAGAAATATGACGAATGAAAACCAAACTAATGGAAGTATTGCGGGAGCGGTTGCTACTATTACGAGTGTTGCTGCCTCGTCAAGCCGTTCTACTCCGGCCCATGCTATGGCACCGAcagaaaaacccggaaagttTTCCGGTATTGACTTCAAACGCTAGCAAATGAAGATGCTCTTCTATCTTACTACGTTAAGTTTGCAACGTTTCATCAAGGAAGATCCTCCGGTCATGGATGAAAATACTCCGGATGATGAACGACTTGTTGTAACTGAAGCATGGAGACATTCTGATTTCTTGTGCAAAAACTACATATTGAGTTGTTTGGAAGATGGCTTGTACAATGTCTATAGTGTCATGGAAATTATGGaatgcacttgagaagaagtacaagactgaggatgccggacttaagaagttcgtggctgcaaggtttttggatttcaagatgattgacactaggtcagtcataactcaagtccaagaattacaagtcattgtgcatgacctccttgctgaaggtatgacccgaatcaataattttattaataagatttatcttattattaattatgaatttgttattgaaggtatggtcataaatgaggCCTTTCAAGTCGTTGTTTTCATTGAAAAGTTACCTCTGTTGTGGAAGGATTTTAAGAACTACCTTAAACACAAGCGGAAGGAGATGACACTAGAAGACTTGATTGTTCgtttgaggatagaagaagacaacaaaaatggtgaaaaaaagTCACGTGGAAACTCGACAATAATGGGGGCAAACGTTGTTGAGGAGGcaccacaaaataagaagaggaagaaggcttccggaccaaagaattacccaagCAAGAAAACGTTCAAGGGTAATTTCCACAACTGTGGAGGATCTGGGCATAAGGCCGTGGATTGTCGTGCGCCCAAGaatgataagaagaaaaagaatcaagctaacatggttgaagatgaaatggaggacttatgtgccatgttgtctgaatgcaatttggtaggaaatccaaaagaatggtggatagattctggagccacccgccatgtttgtgctaacaaggatttattttcttcttatgccCCAGTAGGACCCAACGAGACAATCTTCATGGGAAATTCATCTACGGCCAAAATCGAAGGAGTTGGCAAGATTGCGTTGAAGATGACATCGGGAAAAATAGTGACTCTAAATCAAGTCCTCCATGTTCTAGAAATTCGCAAGAATCTTATGTCTACCTCATTTCTtgtcaagaatggattcaaatgtatttttgcttctaatagtgttgtacttagtaagaacgatgtatatgtaggaaaaggttacctaaaTGAGGGCCTTTTTAAGCTAAATGTAATAGCAATTCCTATCAATAAACTGAatgtttcttcttacttacttgagtcaaacactttatggcattcacgtttaggtcacgtaaacttcaaaacattgcggaagatgataaatctagaagtattgcaaaaatttgattgcattaattccaaatgtcaaatatgtgtggaatcaaagtatgctaagcatccttataagtccgttgaaaagaattcaagtcctttagacttaattcacacagatatttgcgacatgaagtcaacaccatctcgcggtaggaaaaagtattttattacttttattgacgatagcacgagatactgctatgtttatttacttaatagtaaagatgaggcaattgatgctttcaagcaatacaagaatgaagttgaaacgcaactaaacaaaaagatcaaaatgataagaagtgataggggtggcgaatatgaatctccttttgaagaaatttgtttggaaaatggcattattcaccaaacaactgccccttactctccacaatctaatggaattgcggagaggaagaatcgaacattgaaggagatgatgaatgcattgctaataagttctggcttaccacaaaacttgtggggggaagctatacttacagctaaccgaataatCAACCGTGTATCTC belongs to Nicotiana tabacum cultivar K326 chromosome 6, ASM71507v2, whole genome shotgun sequence and includes:
- the LOC142181850 gene encoding secreted RxLR effector protein 161-like — protein: MKAVPYASAVGILMYAMLCTWPDICFAVGVVNDLVLIGYTDSDFQSDRDSRKSTSGNVFTLGGGAISWRSIKQTCVADSTMEAEYVAASEIAKEAEPRSHKRAKHIERKYNLIRDIVQRGDVVVTKIASENNLADPFTKSLPQKTFDKHVEGMCVKIIDA